In Engraulis encrasicolus isolate BLACKSEA-1 chromosome 15, IST_EnEncr_1.0, whole genome shotgun sequence, the following proteins share a genomic window:
- the smfn gene encoding small fragment nuclease: protein MIQRQMFRAAISACSPGLFAISRQLTKPSCARSSIGVSLANFRSDQHRRASTAFGCSRQLSKHSALLKRKMEHSCNSSNSASSASTQRMVWVDLEMTGLDIDKDEIIEMACIITDSELNILAEGPNLIIHQPDELLDGMSEWCQTHHGNSGLTQAVRDSKISVRDAEQEFLSFIQKYTPAGQCPLAGNSVHADKRFLDKFMPEFMRQLHYRIVDVSTVKELCRRWYPEDYRKAPSKKGSHRALDDIRESIKELQFYRRAIFKTPKNTP from the exons ATGATCCAGAGGCAGATGTTTCGTGCAGCAATATCCGCATGTTCACCGGGGCTGTTCGCAATTTCAAGACAGCTCACTAAACCCTCGTGTGCACGGAGCAGCATAGGTGTTTCTTTAGCAAACTTTCGCAGTGACCAACACCGACGGGCGAGCACTGCGTTTGGCTGCAGCAGACAGCTGTCAAAACACTCGGCGTTGCTCAAGAGAAAGATGGAACATTCGTGTAACTCATCAAACTCGGCCTCCTCAGCATCGACACAGAGAATGGTCTGGGTGGACCTCGAG ATGACGGGGCTGGACATTGATAAAGATGAGATAATCGAGATGGCCTGCATCATCACAGACTCTGAACTCAACATCTTGGCGGAG GGCCCCAACCTGATCATCCACCAGCCGGACGAGCTGCTGGACGGCATGTCAGAGTGGTGCCAAACGCACCATGGCAAC TCAGGGCTGACGCAGGCGGTGCGTGACAGCAAGATCTCGGTGCGCGATGCTGAGCAGGAGTTCCTGTCCTTCATCCAGAAGTACACGCCAGCTGGACAGTGTCCTCTCGCAG gTAACTCGGTGCATGCTGATAAGCGGTTCCTGGATAAGTTCATGCCAGAGTTCATGAGGCAGCTGCACTACCGCATCGTAGACGTCAGCACCGTCAAGGAGctctgcag gaGGTGGTATCCAGAGGATTACAGAAAAGCACCGTCTAAGAAAGGCtctcacag GGCGCTGGATGATATTCGGGAGAGCATCAAAGAGTTGCAGTTCTACAGACGGGCCATATTCAAAACTCCAAAAAACACTCCATAA